The following DNA comes from Proteiniborus ethanoligenes.
ACAAGTTCTAAAACAGAAGTACCTCGTCCGGTTCCCAAGTTATAGATATTAACACCCTTTTCCAAGTTCTCTATCGCCTTCACATGACCTTTCGCTAAATCAACCACGTGGATATAATCACGAACGCCTGTCCCATCTATTGTATCGTAGTCATTTCCAAATACACTTAACTTCTCCAATTGCCCTTTAGCAACCTTTGTCACGAAAGGCATCAGATTGTTTGGAATGCCATTAGGATCTTCACCAATCAGTCCACTCTCATGAGCACCTACTGGGTTGAAGTATCGAAGCAGAGAAACAGAAAAATCATCATTTGCTTTAGCTGTATCAGTTAAAATCCTTTCGCTCATAGCTTTGGTTTCACCATATGGATTAGTAGTCTTCTTAAGTTCCATGTCTTCTTTTAAAGGTGGTTCTTGTTCACCATACACTGTTGCAGATGAACTGAAGACGAACTTATTCACGCCATACTTTACACACATCTTGCTAAGTAACATTGTAGAAACAAGGTTACTGTAATAATACTCAAGTGGCTTGGAAACAGATTCACCTACAGCTTTAAGGCCAGCGAAGTGAATCACACCATCGATTTTATGCTTAACGAAGATTTCTTCTAACTTCGCTTCATTCGTCACATCGATCTGATAGAAAGTTGGTTTGATGCCAGTTATGATAGATAGCTTGTCCAGCACTTCAATCTTTGAGTTGATAAGGTTATCTGCGATGATTACAGAATGGTTATTTTTAATTAGTTCTATTGTTGTATGGCTGCCGATAAAGCCTAGGCCTCCGGTTACTAATATGTTCATTAGTTGTGGTCACCTCATTTCTTTAAATTAGCATTATTCAAACATATCATATTGAAGAATCGTATCCTCTTGAATATCAGTCTTTGCAGTTTTTCCAATAAGATTATCAATTTCTGTCGGTGATATACCAGTTCCAGGTCTTTTGAATGTAAGCATTTCTTTAGTGATTACTTCTCCAGCTTTGATATCTATGTTTGAAACTAAAGATCTTCTTGCATTTTGTCTTGACGCATTCTCAGATTCAAGATGCTTGATTTCATAAGAACCGCGTATTGACCTTATAAACTCTACACCTTCTACAATTTTTCTAGCGTCATCAGGATCCATAGCATGATAATGATCGTTTCCTGGAAGAGTCTTATCTAATGTAAAGTGTTTTTCAACAACTACGGCTCCTAAATTGTATGCTGTTTTTACAACATCAACATGATAATCTGGTTTTGTATGATCAGAATATCCAATGATTAAATCTGAATATTTTTCTTTTAAGGTAACAATTCTATTTAGATTTGCATGCTCAAATGGTGTTGGGTATTCTAAAACACAATGAAGTAACACAATTGGTTGGTCATTATTAGCTTTAATCACTTCAAGTGTTCTATCAATTTCATCTTTATCTGAAGCACCGATCGACAATAATATTGATTTGCCTTTTTTAGCTTGATGTTCAACAAAAGGTAGATTTGTTAGATCTGAAGAAGATATTTTATAAACATTCATTAGTTCATACAAGTAATCTGCAGAATCTATATCAAACGCAGTTGACAAAAACTCAATGTCTAACTCATTACAGTACTCCGCTAACTCTTTATACTCATTAAAAGAAAAACTATCAAATTTCTTAAATAGTTCAAACTGTGATGTTGTTGCCTCTTCATTTGTATCCCAGTAAGACGGTGAATTCTTTGCAGCTAGAGTACTAGCTTTATATGTTTGGAATTTTACAGCGTGGATGCCTGCATCTTTAGCTTCTTTAACCATTAATTTTGCAGCTTCCATTGGCGCTATTCCATTCTTCTTGGCAATGTCATAATAATTCACACCAATTTCAGCAATTAAGACAAACTCTCCGGCCAGTGCACGTTCAATAATTTTACTTTTCATTCTAAAACCTCCATTAAACATTTCGATCTAAGATTATATTTCTAACTCGATCAATGCCTTTCTTAAGATCTTTCTTTTTCATCTGATCCTTCATCTGTTTTCTGATTTGAGGACTATTAATTAGCCATAATAGTGTCTGTTTAATTGTGTCATCTTCTACCTCTGAACCTAACCCAAGATTAATAAATCCATTCTGTAAGTATCCAAATTCATGGTGCTGCTCTCTTTTATTTTGAGCCATTAAAATTGTTGGAACACCCATCGATGCTAGTTCTAACATTGTCCTACCTTGAGATGAAACTGCAATATCCGCTTTACCCATATACTCAGTCATAAGTTTTACATCTTGGATAAAATCAACATTTAAGTTTTGTATCTTTGATTTCTCTATAAGCTCATTTGCCCTTTTATAACCCATTCCAAGAATAAAAGTATAATGAATTTTACCATTATCAATCTTTTGTATTACGTCAAATAATCTTTTAGTCAGATTGCATGGATCTGTTCCTCCAAATATCACCAGAACTTCTCCCACGCTCTCTCTAAACTCAGATGGTTTAGCTAACAAAAATTCGTCTCTAATACAGTAATACTCGCTGCCCCAATAGTGATTATTCTGCTCGTTCTTCTTTTCATACAAATCATTAATAACAGCATCAGCCAGTCTAGCACCTTCTCCCAAGTCTTCAAAGTTGACAACTCTAACCCCTGTAGTCTTACATCTATGTACATACTCTTCATCTGTATCTAACATGTCATTAACTAGGATATCACACTTAAAGTCTTTAATTAAACTCACAATGTCATTGTCATTTTGAATAACTGAATATGGAAAATGACTAGCTTCAATTTTCTTAATACCTAAATCTGATTTCTCAGAAAGTACAAACTTAATATTATGGTCTATTAGATTATACGCAAGCAGCAAACCTCTATAGATGTGACCTAGTCCAATTTCAGAATAACCCTCTACTCTAATTAATACATTCTTCTTTGATAGTTCCTTCTCGGCAATCCACCAATCTTGAGGTGTATCTATGTCTATTGCTTCGTTCTCAGATATTTCGTAAACTGATACAATCGGTCCAAACCTGCTATATTCTTCAACAAACGCTCTTTTTGAAATAAAGAACGCTCCTGTTTCGATCAAGTTCTTTGGCAAGTATTGTCTATTCAATCGTTTCTCATAAGCAGGAACTATTTTCCCTTCTTTTTCAGTCCATGAAAGATGCGGCTTGTTAATACCACTGAGGACTGTATCAAAATTATTCTTTATGAAATATTCTATTGCAGCATCTAACGTCTCTCTTTTAAGTAGTGGGGATGTTGGTTGCATTGTAATGACAATATCATATCTATCATTTTTTTCTTTTTCCATCTCATTCATTGCATGAAAAATTACTGGGTCTAGTGTAACACTATCTGTAGCTAGATTTTCTGGTCGCATAATTACTCTTGCTCCATAAGAAGATGATATCCTGGCAATTTCATCATCATCTGTTGAAACTACTACATCAAGATTATGAACACTATTTATTGAATTTTCTATACAATAACTTATTAATGGCTTTCCAACCAGCAATCTAACGTTTTTTCTTGGTATTCCTTTTGATCCACCGCGCGCAGGGATTACTGCTAAAACTTTCACTTTATCACCTCAACTTTGATTTGATACTTGTCTCAATTGTTTGAGCAACTAAATGATTATTTGATGCTTTTAATTACATCAATAACAATAAACATCTTTTTTTTATACAGGTAAATCCCCATACTTATTACAAGTAATGTATATATTAAATAATTGAAGCCAATTAACAATAAAGCAATAGAATATAATGAAAATATAATAATTCTATTTAACCTTTTAAAAGACTCTATTAAGCCATTTTTTATTTCAAGCATTCTATTTGCAATATAAAATTGCAATACAGAATAAATAATATTTACAATACTAGTTGCAATTGCTATTCCTAAAATTCCATATTCAAATTCTATTGCAATAAAATTCAATAATATAGCAATTAGAGCAGCGAGCACCTGTAGCACAATTAAAATGTTTTGTTGGTTATTGGATACAATGTATGCATTTGCAAAGTAATAAATTCTACTAAAAATAACCCCAAACACTAACACAATATAAATATCGATTGAATATATATATTGCCTCATCAATAAATGTATAAATGGATGGATAATAACTAAACCAAATATAATTAAAATAACTCCAAAAATCTCAACATATTCAGTATATTTTTTTATGTAATTCCAACTTTCTTCTTTACTCGAATTTTTGTTATTTAAATAGATAATTGCATTTGGATACTGAAGAAAGAGTATCGATGTAATAAACATTAATGTTGCATTTGTCAATTGATTTGATAAAGTGTAATATCCTAAATCTTTAGTACTTAAATACTTGATAATCATAATTCTGTCAATAGTAGATAATATATAAAACCCTAAATTATAAATTAATAATGGTATACCTACCGAAAGAAGACTTTTTAAAATTTTTTTATCAATATATAACTTAATTGGTTCGCTCATTCGAATGCCATAAATTACACATAAACTTCCACTAATAACCATACTTATAATAATACCGTAAACTTTAAATTTATTTATAAGAAAAACCA
Coding sequences within:
- a CDS encoding cytidylyltransferase domain-containing protein; this translates as MKVLAVIPARGGSKGIPRKNVRLLVGKPLISYCIENSINSVHNLDVVVSTDDDEIARISSSYGARVIMRPENLATDSVTLDPVIFHAMNEMEKEKNDRYDIVITMQPTSPLLKRETLDAAIEYFIKNNFDTVLSGINKPHLSWTEKEGKIVPAYEKRLNRQYLPKNLIETGAFFISKRAFVEEYSRFGPIVSVYEISENEAIDIDTPQDWWIAEKELSKKNVLIRVEGYSEIGLGHIYRGLLLAYNLIDHNIKFVLSEKSDLGIKKIEASHFPYSVIQNDNDIVSLIKDFKCDILVNDMLDTDEEYVHRCKTTGVRVVNFEDLGEGARLADAVINDLYEKKNEQNNHYWGSEYYCIRDEFLLAKPSEFRESVGEVLVIFGGTDPCNLTKRLFDVIQKIDNGKIHYTFILGMGYKRANELIEKSKIQNLNVDFIQDVKLMTEYMGKADIAVSSQGRTMLELASMGVPTILMAQNKREQHHEFGYLQNGFINLGLGSEVEDDTIKQTLLWLINSPQIRKQMKDQMKKKDLKKGIDRVRNIILDRNV
- a CDS encoding N-acetylneuraminate synthase family protein produces the protein MKSKIIERALAGEFVLIAEIGVNYYDIAKKNGIAPMEAAKLMVKEAKDAGIHAVKFQTYKASTLAAKNSPSYWDTNEEATTSQFELFKKFDSFSFNEYKELAEYCNELDIEFLSTAFDIDSADYLYELMNVYKISSSDLTNLPFVEHQAKKGKSILLSIGASDKDEIDRTLEVIKANNDQPIVLLHCVLEYPTPFEHANLNRIVTLKEKYSDLIIGYSDHTKPDYHVDVVKTAYNLGAVVVEKHFTLDKTLPGNDHYHAMDPDDARKIVEGVEFIRSIRGSYEIKHLESENASRQNARRSLVSNIDIKAGEVITKEMLTFKRPGTGISPTEIDNLIGKTAKTDIQEDTILQYDMFE
- the galE gene encoding UDP-glucose 4-epimerase GalE, coding for MNILVTGGLGFIGSHTTIELIKNNHSVIIADNLINSKIEVLDKLSIITGIKPTFYQIDVTNEAKLEEIFVKHKIDGVIHFAGLKAVGESVSKPLEYYYSNLVSTMLLSKMCVKYGVNKFVFSSSATVYGEQEPPLKEDMELKKTTNPYGETKAMSERILTDTAKANDDFSVSLLRYFNPVGAHESGLIGEDPNGIPNNLMPFVTKVAKGQLEKLSVFGNDYDTIDGTGVRDYIHVVDLAKGHVKAIENLEKGVNIYNLGTGRGTSVLELVNAFMKVNDINVPYEIVGRRPGDIATCYADASKAEKELGWKAELGIEEMVRDAWKFEQNNK
- a CDS encoding oligosaccharide flippase family protein; this translates as MTLWVRNKKIKNFFNYSIIKYFALAFALLKDLVNAKVLGPELLGVYGNLFLLFTYLTYTDFGILHSMNREYPLATKNNKENANNILYTTFSFLIIISLILLLLMITFTIFIDEKYVRLSNHYFVIVGLWAITEQFTKYYINYFRLKGNYSAINKIEIIKNIFSFFLVVFLINKFKVYGIIISMVISGSLCVIYGIRMSEPIKLYIDKKILKSLLSVGIPLLIYNLGFYILSTIDRIMIIKYLSTKDLGYYTLSNQLTNATLMFITSILFLQYPNAIIYLNNKNSSKEESWNYIKKYTEYVEIFGVILIIFGLVIIHPFIHLLMRQYIYSIDIYIVLVFGVIFSRIYYFANAYIVSNNQQNILIVLQVLAALIAILLNFIAIEFEYGILGIAIATSIVNIIYSVLQFYIANRMLEIKNGLIESFKRLNRIIIFSLYSIALLLIGFNYLIYTLLVISMGIYLYKKKMFIVIDVIKSIK